GAAGTGCTTGAGAAGCTGAGTCCGCCAGACGCGGGTGAATGTGAATGGTGCCAGTATCGCGAAGCCAGCCGCAAGAATAAGTTCTGAACTGCCTGTTATCTTCCTAAAGAGTCAAGCTAGAATTGTCCCATGCGCAGTGGACAGGGTAAGATGCTTGCCTTACTTTTCGCCGCCTTTTTCATATTTGCCTCCACAGAAGCCCCGGCTCAAGCGCAGCGAAAAGGCCGAATTGTTTTGCCACGAGAGCTCGCAACAGGCATGCCCGCAACTCTGGGTGTCCTCGGGCCAGATGGGCACACTGAAGCAACCGTGCAAATCTTATTGTCTGACGGAGAAACGCTCACCACAGACGAGAGTGGCCGAGCACATTTTCTCGCCCCCGCTTCCCCGGGTATTCTATTTGCGCGAATTCAAGGCACGGAGAATTGCGCGGCTGGTGAAGTGCAGAAGCCCGAAGATGCTGCGAAATTAAGTTTGGACGCAGCGACCCGCCTCGATCCTCTAAACGGACAAGTAGAAATCCGCGGCTCCGGGTTTGATGGCGATGCCGACAAGAATGAAGTGATTCTGGGCGCGAGCCGCGCTCTTGTCCTTGCTGCCTCTCCCTCAGAGTTGTTTGTCCTTCCTCCACCAGATTCACAACCTGGTATGACAGAGTTGAATCTGACGATCAGTGGACAGACTGCTTCAACCCCGATTACGTTGGTCCGTGTTGATGCCCCTCTGCAGAATTTTTCTCAGAGAAAGAAGAAGAGGATCAAAATTCGGATTATCGGCACAGTCGAACCCGTCAGTCTCCAGATTCACAATAATCAGCCCGACGTCGTGCAAGTGTTGAGCAAAGGGGACCTCCTCCAGACTATCGGGGGCACCGACAATTCAGTCGAAATTCGACTAAAGGGTTTGCGAACTGGAGAATTTTCCTTATCGGTTCAGATAATTAGGAAAATTGATGCCGCCAGCATGCCTGTTGCTCGGGACTTCTTGAAGGCAGCACGAAAGATCGCGCCAACCGCAGAGAAAAGTATCTTCGAGGATGTCCTCGGTAATTTAAGAAAGAACAATCCAGATGTCTCTGCGCTGCGCGTGCAACTCCAAAAACTAGCGTCAGAAGATCTTGCCGGAGATTACGGAGCTCTTATTCGCGCAGCAAAGGAATCACTCTTTGGGCCGGAATGAGCTCATCGATGCTGTGTTCAATCCTTGGTGGACGCTTCTAACGCTTTCGGTGCAACCTCCGGCAGTGTGCCTTGTGCCATTAGTTCGAGACTTCCTCGCGCCCGGTCCAGTTTTCGGTCCGCTTCGTCATAACTCTGTTGGGCGTGTCGAAGATGGCCTCCCAAGGTGTCAAACACTTTGCCAAAGGAATCGAGTTGACCCTCAAGGCCCGCGAGGCTCGCAAGAATGTGTTTCGCGTTTTCTTCAATCTGCATCCCGCGCAGGCCCATCAGGATCGCACTGAGGTATGCGTGCAGAGTGTTTGGTGAAACTGGAAGGATTCCTCTCGCGCGGCAATAATCGTCCAGCCGGCCCAGCTTCGAGTCGGAG
The genomic region above belongs to Candidatus Bathyarchaeia archaeon and contains:
- a CDS encoding IPT/TIG domain-containing protein produces the protein MRSGQGKMLALLFAAFFIFASTEAPAQAQRKGRIVLPRELATGMPATLGVLGPDGHTEATVQILLSDGETLTTDESGRAHFLAPASPGILFARIQGTENCAAGEVQKPEDAAKLSLDAATRLDPLNGQVEIRGSGFDGDADKNEVILGASRALVLAASPSELFVLPPPDSQPGMTELNLTISGQTASTPITLVRVDAPLQNFSQRKKKRIKIRIIGTVEPVSLQIHNNQPDVVQVLSKGDLLQTIGGTDNSVEIRLKGLRTGEFSLSVQIIRKIDAASMPVARDFLKAARKIAPTAEKSIFEDVLGNLRKNNPDVSALRVQLQKLASEDLAGDYGALIRAAKESLFGPE